Proteins from a single region of Hymenobacter aquaticus:
- a CDS encoding O-antigen ligase family protein yields MAASTLLARLRPRDSAQRLYAAFIGLLLLSGAAAALLEAPLWLALPVAALGVGVLLIDWRWVYYALLLTLAFSREIPLPGGLSLDVPSEPLMLLLLGCFGVSVLLGRSGVPAHIWRHPLVIIMGLALLWSAVSMLFSVSTVKSVKYLLAKTWYIVPFVFVTASIVRRPQDVWRLVAFYVVGAAATVLYTTSRHLTRGLSFDSINWAIQPFYINHVIYAVVQALLIPYCFYAARGARGTKRLLWRIALGILLFGVIFSYTRASMASLPLAGLFYLALRLRLTRIILAVAAVAVTSWAAFMMANDNYMNYAPDYEKTVFNGHNFEKHLEATYKMQDVSGMERVYRWVAAARMISEKPLTGSGPSTFYPEYKKYTVKSFRTYVSDNPEKSTTHNYFLLQLAEQGFPGFLLFAALFATALITVENLYHRSRSPENRRVVLAAGLSLVVIIFHLLLNELVEVDKVGSFFYIALALLMRAQGWIDEEAVNERMSE; encoded by the coding sequence ATGGCCGCTTCTACCCTGCTGGCGCGCCTGCGCCCCCGCGACTCGGCCCAGCGCCTGTACGCTGCCTTTATCGGGCTGCTGCTGCTCAGCGGCGCGGCGGCGGCGCTGCTGGAAGCTCCGCTCTGGCTGGCCCTGCCCGTGGCGGCCCTGGGCGTGGGCGTGCTGCTCATCGACTGGCGCTGGGTGTACTACGCCCTGCTGCTGACGCTGGCTTTCTCCCGGGAAATCCCCTTGCCCGGCGGCCTGAGCCTGGACGTGCCCTCGGAGCCGCTGATGCTGCTCCTGCTCGGCTGCTTCGGGGTGAGCGTGCTGCTGGGGCGCTCGGGCGTGCCGGCCCACATCTGGCGGCATCCGCTGGTTATTATCATGGGGCTGGCCCTGCTGTGGTCGGCGGTGTCGATGCTGTTTTCGGTCAGCACCGTGAAATCGGTGAAGTACCTGCTGGCCAAGACCTGGTACATCGTGCCCTTCGTGTTTGTGACGGCCTCCATCGTGCGCCGCCCCCAGGACGTGTGGCGGCTGGTGGCGTTTTACGTGGTGGGCGCGGCGGCCACGGTGCTCTACACCACCTCCCGGCACCTCACCCGGGGCCTGAGCTTCGACTCCATCAACTGGGCCATTCAGCCCTTCTACATCAACCACGTTATCTACGCCGTGGTGCAGGCCCTGCTGATTCCGTACTGCTTCTACGCGGCCCGGGGCGCGCGGGGCACCAAGCGGCTGCTGTGGCGCATTGCGCTGGGTATCCTGCTGTTCGGGGTAATTTTCTCTTACACCCGGGCCTCTATGGCCTCGCTGCCGCTGGCGGGTTTGTTTTACCTGGCCCTGCGCCTGCGGCTCACGCGCATCATTCTGGCCGTGGCCGCCGTGGCCGTCACGAGCTGGGCCGCGTTCATGATGGCCAACGACAACTACATGAACTACGCGCCCGACTACGAGAAGACCGTCTTCAACGGGCACAACTTCGAGAAGCACCTGGAGGCCACCTACAAGATGCAGGACGTATCGGGCATGGAGCGGGTGTACCGCTGGGTGGCGGCGGCCCGCATGATCAGCGAAAAGCCCCTGACCGGCAGCGGCCCCAGCACCTTCTACCCCGAGTATAAGAAGTACACCGTCAAGAGCTTCCGCACCTACGTGAGCGACAACCCCGAGAAGTCGACCACCCACAACTACTTCCTGCTCCAGCTGGCCGAGCAGGGCTTCCCAGGCTTCTTGCTGTTCGCCGCCCTGTTTGCCACCGCCCTGATTACGGTCGAGAACCTGTACCACCGCAGCCGCTCGCCCGAAAACCGCCGCGTAGTGCTGGCCGCCGGCTTGTCCCTGGTCGTCATCATCTTTCACCTGCTGCTCAACGAGCTGGTGGAAGTCGACAAGGTGGGCTCCTTCTTCTACATTGCCCTGGCCCTGCTCATGCGCGCCCAGGGCTGGATAGACGAGGAAGCTGTGAATGAGCGAATGAGTGAATGA